One genomic segment of Suttonella sp. R2A3 includes these proteins:
- a CDS encoding histidinol-phosphate transaminase: MLAAIEKEQPAVVFLADPNNPTGNALDAEAIRAIVAAAPGLVVLDEAYGPYSESSSAELLTEYDNLVVMRTLSKMGFAGLRFGYLFGPAAWMNEFAKVKPPYNVNVLTLASIDFALEHFTFTEAQTAMICRERERMFAEYQKLDGVKVWPSQANFLLMRVNDANAAQQALLARGIWVKSVSHVDPMLENCLRITISNAQENDRCLMALREALADG; the protein is encoded by the coding sequence ATGCTGGCAGCGATTGAGAAAGAACAACCCGCAGTGGTGTTTCTCGCCGATCCGAATAACCCAACCGGTAACGCGCTTGATGCAGAAGCGATTCGCGCAATTGTTGCGGCAGCGCCGGGTCTGGTGGTGCTCGATGAGGCCTATGGCCCGTACAGTGAGAGCAGTAGTGCCGAGTTATTGACAGAATACGATAATCTCGTGGTGATGCGCACGTTGTCGAAAATGGGTTTTGCTGGCTTGCGTTTTGGCTATTTATTTGGGCCAGCGGCATGGATGAATGAGTTTGCTAAGGTCAAACCACCTTATAACGTGAATGTGTTGACCCTTGCGAGCATTGATTTTGCGCTCGAGCATTTTACCTTTACCGAAGCACAAACCGCGATGATCTGTCGCGAACGTGAGCGGATGTTTGCAGAGTACCAAAAGCTCGATGGGGTGAAAGTATGGCCGTCGCAGGCGAATTTCCTCCTAATGCGTGTGAATGATGCAAACGCTGCCCAGCAGGCGCTGTTAGCGCGTGGCATCTGGGTGAAAAGTGTGTCGCACGTTGATCCGATGTTGGAAAACTGTTTACGCATTACGATCAGTAACGCGCAGGAAAATGACCGTTGTCTGATGGCGCTACGTGAGGCGTTAGCCGATGGTTAA
- a CDS encoding Nif3-like dinuclear metal center hexameric protein, with the protein MVKRDELLAYLDDFLDVSAFRDYSPNGLQVSGTSEIKRVFAAVTASKEAIDEAVAWQADAILVHHGYFWKGEDPRVIGMKRDRLATLLRHDINLLAYHLPLDQHPDLGNNRLFGDMLGASNMYQSVVEPLIWHGECAPRSLEAIVGHVQAKMASETFYYVKAPNNDEITRIAWCTGAAHDFLVQAAAEGAQLFISGEYAERTFHEARESDCHFIGCGHHVSERAGIDALRQTLEKEFSLETTFFDDKNPF; encoded by the coding sequence ATGGTTAAACGCGATGAATTGCTAGCGTATTTAGATGACTTTTTGGATGTCAGCGCATTTCGTGATTATTCGCCAAATGGGCTACAAGTCTCTGGGACATCAGAGATTAAGCGCGTTTTTGCAGCGGTGACCGCTTCAAAAGAGGCCATTGACGAGGCGGTGGCCTGGCAGGCGGATGCGATTTTAGTGCACCATGGCTATTTTTGGAAAGGTGAAGATCCGCGGGTGATTGGCATGAAGCGTGATCGGCTGGCAACGCTGTTACGCCACGATATTAATCTGCTCGCCTATCATTTGCCGCTCGATCAGCATCCGGATTTAGGCAATAACCGCCTCTTTGGTGACATGCTTGGGGCAAGCAATATGTACCAATCGGTTGTGGAGCCTTTGATTTGGCATGGCGAATGTGCGCCGCGAAGCCTTGAGGCAATTGTTGGTCATGTACAGGCCAAGATGGCTTCTGAAACCTTTTATTACGTCAAAGCACCAAACAACGATGAGATTACACGGATAGCGTGGTGTACGGGTGCGGCGCATGATTTTCTCGTGCAGGCTGCCGCAGAAGGGGCGCAACTTTTTATCAGCGGTGAATACGCAGAACGCACCTTCCATGAAGCTCGCGAGTCTGACTGTCATTTTATTGGCTGCGGACATCATGTGAGTGAGCGAGCAGGCATTGATGCGCTGCGACAAACGCTAGAAAAGGAATTTTCGCTCGAAACGACGTTTTTTGACGATAAAAACCCATTTTGA
- the petA gene encoding ubiquinol-cytochrome c reductase iron-sulfur subunit produces the protein MSNVEANLKPAFEPGMNPDNPGRRKMLIAASTGVSAVGAAFVAVPFLSSWLPSERAKAIGAPVAVDITKLKPGAMQTTLWQGKVVFVLRRTEEMLGTLSQLDDVLRDPNSDESLQPEFAKNEARAQRDDVMVMLGICTHLGCAPLLQTAEEGRSARGDSAWLGGFFCPCHGSKFDYAGRVYKGVPAPTNLVVPPYQFDGENVVVVGAESEGGA, from the coding sequence ATGAGCAATGTAGAAGCAAACCTGAAGCCGGCATTCGAGCCGGGTATGAATCCGGATAACCCCGGAAGACGCAAAATGTTGATTGCTGCCAGTACTGGCGTTTCAGCAGTCGGTGCAGCCTTTGTCGCTGTGCCATTCCTTTCATCTTGGTTACCGAGTGAGCGCGCAAAAGCGATTGGTGCGCCTGTAGCGGTAGATATCACCAAACTTAAGCCGGGCGCGATGCAAACCACGCTTTGGCAAGGTAAGGTGGTGTTTGTGCTGCGTCGTACCGAAGAGATGTTAGGCACACTGTCACAACTTGATGATGTGTTACGTGATCCAAATTCTGATGAATCCCTGCAACCAGAATTCGCCAAAAACGAAGCGCGTGCACAACGTGATGATGTGATGGTGATGTTAGGGATTTGTACGCACCTAGGCTGTGCGCCATTATTACAAACCGCTGAAGAAGGGCGTAGCGCGCGTGGCGATAGCGCTTGGCTGGGCGGCTTCTTCTGTCCTTGTCATGGTTCGAAATTCGATTATGCCGGACGGGTGTATAAAGGTGTGCCGGCGCCAACGAACTTAGTTGTTCCACCGTATCAGTTTGATGGTGAGAATGTCGTGGTTGTTGGTGCAGAAAGTGAGGGAGGTGCATAA
- a CDS encoding cytochrome bc complex cytochrome b subunit: protein MANPYKTTGILGWIDDRFPLTVLWNDHLARYYAPKNFNFWYYFGSLAILVLVNQILTGVWLAMFYKPSAAEAFASVEYIMRDVKFGWLIRYMHSTGASFFFIVVYLHMFRGVLYGSYRKPRELVWVFGALIFLCLMAEAFMGYVLPWGQTSLWGAKVIISLFSAIPVIGDPIVTFIQGDFYISDATLNRFFSLHVVLIPLVLIMLVAAHIIALHEVGSNNPDGIEIKEYKDDKGVPLDGIPFHPYYTVKDLVGVGVFCFIFAAIIFYLPEMGGYFLEHANFEQANPQVTPEHVAPSWYFGAFYSILRAMTWDWFGVPAKLWGVIAMFGAVAMIFILPWLDRSPVKSIRYKGWITKIAVVIFAIAFVVLTILGTKPPTDTVKFWAQIMTAVYFAFFLLMPIYSKLDKTKPVPQRVTK from the coding sequence ATGGCAAATCCATACAAAACAACCGGCATACTTGGCTGGATTGATGATCGTTTCCCGTTAACCGTTTTATGGAATGATCATTTGGCACGTTACTACGCACCAAAAAACTTCAACTTTTGGTACTACTTTGGCTCATTAGCAATCCTGGTTCTGGTTAACCAGATTCTGACCGGGGTGTGGTTGGCGATGTTCTACAAGCCAAGCGCTGCTGAAGCTTTTGCCAGCGTTGAATACATCATGCGCGATGTGAAATTCGGTTGGCTGATTCGTTATATGCACTCAACCGGGGCATCGTTCTTCTTTATTGTCGTGTATCTGCACATGTTCCGCGGCGTTCTTTATGGTTCGTACCGTAAACCGCGTGAGCTGGTCTGGGTATTCGGCGCATTAATCTTCCTGTGCTTGATGGCTGAAGCCTTTATGGGCTATGTGCTGCCTTGGGGACAAACTTCTCTGTGGGGCGCGAAGGTTATTATTTCGCTGTTTAGTGCGATTCCTGTGATTGGCGATCCGATCGTTACCTTCATTCAAGGCGACTTCTATATCTCGGATGCCACTTTGAACCGCTTCTTCTCGCTACACGTGGTGTTGATTCCTTTGGTGTTGATTATGCTGGTAGCGGCGCACATCATCGCGCTTCATGAAGTCGGCTCAAACAACCCTGATGGTATTGAGATTAAAGAGTACAAAGATGACAAAGGTGTTCCACTAGATGGCATTCCTTTCCACCCGTATTACACCGTGAAAGATCTCGTTGGTGTGGGTGTGTTCTGCTTTATCTTTGCAGCGATTATTTTCTACTTACCAGAAATGGGCGGCTATTTCTTAGAGCATGCTAACTTCGAGCAAGCGAACCCTCAGGTAACCCCTGAACATGTGGCGCCAAGCTGGTATTTCGGTGCGTTCTATTCGATCTTGCGCGCGATGACCTGGGATTGGTTCGGTGTGCCGGCGAAACTCTGGGGCGTTATTGCGATGTTTGGTGCGGTGGCTATGATTTTCATCCTGCCATGGCTCGATCGTTCACCAGTGAAATCAATCCGCTATAAAGGTTGGATTACGAAGATCGCTGTTGTCATCTTTGCGATTGCCTTTGTGGTATTGACCATTTTGGGGACAAAACCACCAACTGATACGGTTAAGTTCTGGGCGCAAATTATGACAGCTGTATACTTTGCGTTTTTCTTGCTGATGCCTATTTACAGCAAGCTTGATAAAACCAAACCAGTACCGCAGCGGGTGACAAAATGA
- a CDS encoding cytochrome c1 has translation MNMKRSLIILAAVFSIGAASASGGSATYPNEHFNPDVSNQESLQRGAKYFVNYCAACHSVQYQRYNRLFEDAGIPEEVGEENLIFTGAKVPEQMHNAMTAESGEKWFGKAPPDLSLTARAKGSNFIYNYLNAFYVDDSRPLGFNNSVFPGASMPNPLWQLQGLQKPVYESEKHCEQVDGEEVCEETHTLVDFESVSEGELSSEQYKQVTADLTNFLAYVSDPSALDRMRIGPWVLIFIVFLTIIFYILKKEYWRDIH, from the coding sequence ATGAATATGAAAAGAAGTTTAATTATTCTAGCTGCAGTGTTTTCTATTGGTGCGGCTAGTGCCTCAGGTGGCTCGGCTACCTATCCGAATGAGCATTTTAACCCTGATGTAAGCAATCAGGAGTCATTGCAGCGTGGCGCAAAATACTTTGTGAACTACTGCGCGGCGTGTCACTCTGTGCAATATCAGCGCTATAACCGCCTGTTTGAAGATGCGGGAATTCCGGAAGAAGTCGGTGAAGAAAACCTGATTTTTACTGGCGCTAAAGTGCCTGAGCAGATGCATAATGCGATGACTGCTGAAAGTGGTGAGAAATGGTTTGGTAAAGCACCACCAGATTTATCACTGACAGCGCGCGCGAAAGGCAGCAACTTTATCTACAACTACCTCAACGCGTTTTACGTTGATGACTCACGCCCATTAGGGTTTAACAACTCTGTGTTCCCTGGCGCGAGCATGCCAAACCCACTTTGGCAGTTGCAAGGGCTGCAAAAGCCAGTGTATGAGAGCGAGAAACATTGTGAGCAAGTTGATGGCGAAGAAGTCTGCGAAGAAACACACACGCTTGTCGATTTTGAAAGTGTAAGCGAGGGTGAGCTTTCTTCAGAACAATACAAACAGGTGACCGCGGATCTTACTAATTTCCTGGCTTATGTGTCTGATCCTTCAGCATTAGACCGCATGAGAATAGGTCCTTGGGTGTTAATCTTTATTGTCTTTTTGACCATAATCTTTTATATTCTTAAGAAAGAGTATTGGCGAGACATTCACTGA
- a CDS encoding glutathione S-transferase N-terminal domain-containing protein: protein MNIKRGGLALFASPKHVASHRIRLIAQAKDLEIESVEVDADNMPSDLLEINPNGRLPLLLDRDLMLYDERVISEYLDERFPHPALMPIEANLRAMIRLFCYEIEKNWYGDAHILEHGKPAAARRKKLQKQLRDNILVMSPYFKGQNYFIGNELSLLDCCVLPVLWRLQALEIELPKAAASVQQYLDFHAKQDYFQQSLSAYERGLREA from the coding sequence ATGAATATTAAACGGGGAGGGCTGGCGCTGTTTGCCAGCCCTAAGCATGTAGCTAGCCATCGCATTCGCTTGATTGCGCAAGCAAAAGATTTAGAGATTGAGTCGGTTGAGGTAGATGCTGATAATATGCCGAGCGATTTGTTGGAAATTAACCCCAATGGTCGCTTGCCGCTATTGCTTGATCGTGACTTAATGCTCTATGACGAGCGCGTGATTAGCGAGTATCTTGATGAGCGATTCCCACATCCGGCATTAATGCCGATTGAAGCTAATTTGCGCGCGATGATTCGTCTGTTTTGCTATGAAATCGAGAAAAACTGGTATGGCGATGCGCATATCTTAGAGCATGGCAAACCAGCTGCGGCGCGCCGTAAAAAGCTGCAAAAGCAGTTGCGTGACAATATTTTGGTTATGTCGCCGTACTTTAAGGGGCAAAATTATTTTATTGGCAACGAGCTCAGCTTACTTGATTGTTGTGTGTTGCCGGTTTTGTGGCGTTTACAAGCGCTAGAAATTGAGTTGCCTAAAGCGGCAGCGTCAGTTCAACAATATCTCGATTTTCATGCCAAGCAGGATTATTTTCAACAATCGTTATCGGCTTATGAGCGGGGTTTGCGCGAGGCATGA
- a CDS encoding stringent starvation protein B: MMTDRKPYLLEAIYSWIVDNDCTPHLVIAHPGVGWVSGVPESLLQDEMLVLNISPTATQNLHIDDQGCSFATRFQGTPCDVFVALPAVQALVARENGEGMHFIVDEQVADGPEKPTNQAKSSSDKSKSTSHLKIIK; this comes from the coding sequence ATGATGACCGACCGCAAGCCTTATTTGCTTGAAGCGATTTATTCGTGGATTGTTGATAACGACTGTACGCCGCATTTAGTGATTGCCCATCCGGGCGTCGGATGGGTCAGCGGTGTGCCAGAATCGTTATTACAAGACGAGATGTTGGTGCTCAATATCTCACCAACGGCTACCCAAAACCTGCACATTGACGATCAAGGCTGTTCGTTTGCGACCCGCTTTCAAGGAACCCCATGTGACGTGTTTGTTGCACTGCCAGCGGTTCAGGCTTTGGTGGCGCGCGAGAATGGTGAAGGCATGCATTTCATTGTTGATGAACAAGTCGCTGATGGACCTGAAAAACCCACTAACCAGGCAAAATCTTCCTCTGATAAAAGCAAATCAACCTCGCATTTAAAGATTATTAAATAG
- a CDS encoding H-NS family nucleoid-associated regulatory protein, producing the protein MTLKKPAKPAKYRHPNNPTITWSGYGRKPDWFKAHLKDGGKAKELLI; encoded by the coding sequence ATGACGCTAAAAAAACCTGCTAAACCAGCGAAGTACCGCCACCCCAATAATCCAACCATTACTTGGAGCGGTTATGGGCGAAAGCCTGATTGGTTTAAAGCGCATTTAAAAGATGGTGGCAAAGCCAAAGAATTGTTGATTTAA
- a CDS encoding HIT family protein — protein MATVFDRILSGELPSATIYEDERIYVFMDAFPQTLGHCLIIPKRAQPDLFTMPDDDLAYIIQFSKKLAHALRKALSPDGIRVMQFNGEAAGQSVFHYHMHLIPMWHEQKMGGHGDKAVALEALQATADKIIEVLDV, from the coding sequence ATGGCAACGGTATTTGATCGAATTTTATCTGGGGAATTGCCCAGCGCGACAATCTATGAAGATGAGCGTATTTATGTTTTTATGGACGCTTTCCCACAAACTTTGGGACACTGCCTGATTATACCTAAGCGTGCGCAACCAGACTTATTCACCATGCCTGATGATGATTTGGCTTATATCATCCAATTCAGTAAAAAACTCGCGCATGCGTTGCGTAAAGCGTTATCTCCAGATGGGATTCGCGTGATGCAATTTAATGGTGAAGCAGCGGGGCAAAGCGTTTTTCATTATCACATGCACTTGATCCCGATGTGGCATGAGCAAAAAATGGGTGGCCATGGCGATAAAGCAGTCGCCTTAGAAGCATTACAAGCAACGGCTGATAAAATCATCGAGGTTTTAGATGTCTAA
- the argC gene encoding N-acetyl-gamma-glutamyl-phosphate reductase: MSNQVAVGIVGASGYSGAELLRLLLAHPDVAVKVITSRQYANQRLDSVFPNLRGVTTLSFSDPQDAPLTECDVVFFATPHGVCMREAAALIECGVRIIDFSGDFRLRDPNVFTRWYDMEHTAQDLLKEAVYGLPETHRAAIAKARLVANPGCYPTAVHLGVKPLLEADALFSDDIIADVKSGVSGAGRGAKQDNLAAEIEGNFKLYAASGHRHQPEIEQELSLLASREVHCTFVPHLVPMVRGIEATLYLSLRDPSLDVHALFTRAYVDEPFVDVLPEGAHTQTRYVRGTNFVHISVHRSVNRRTAIISVVEDNLIKGAAGQAVQSMNIMFGLAETSGLMQPAQIP, from the coding sequence ATGTCTAATCAGGTTGCCGTTGGAATCGTTGGCGCGAGTGGTTATAGCGGCGCTGAATTACTCCGTTTATTGCTGGCACATCCTGATGTGGCGGTTAAAGTCATTACCTCCAGACAATATGCTAACCAACGCCTCGATAGTGTATTTCCGAACTTACGCGGCGTGACCACGCTGAGCTTTAGTGACCCACAAGATGCGCCGTTAACAGAATGCGATGTGGTGTTTTTTGCGACCCCTCATGGCGTGTGTATGCGCGAAGCTGCAGCGCTTATTGAGTGCGGCGTACGTATTATTGATTTTTCAGGTGACTTTCGCCTGCGTGATCCTAATGTGTTTACGCGCTGGTATGATATGGAGCACACCGCGCAAGATCTGCTCAAAGAGGCCGTTTATGGCTTACCAGAAACCCATCGTGCGGCGATTGCTAAAGCGCGCTTGGTTGCAAACCCCGGATGTTATCCAACCGCGGTGCATTTGGGCGTCAAACCACTTCTTGAAGCCGATGCCCTATTTTCTGATGACATTATTGCTGATGTTAAATCCGGGGTATCTGGTGCGGGGCGCGGCGCGAAACAAGACAACCTTGCAGCTGAAATTGAGGGCAATTTCAAGTTGTATGCCGCCTCAGGGCACCGTCATCAACCAGAAATCGAACAAGAGCTTTCTTTGCTTGCTTCACGCGAAGTGCATTGCACCTTTGTTCCGCATTTGGTACCGATGGTGCGGGGTATCGAAGCAACGCTTTATCTTTCTTTACGCGATCCATCGCTTGATGTGCATGCGCTCTTTACCCGCGCGTATGTTGATGAACCGTTTGTTGATGTGCTCCCAGAAGGCGCGCATACGCAAACACGCTATGTTCGCGGAACCAATTTTGTGCACATTAGCGTGCACCGCTCGGTCAATCGACGCACGGCGATTATATCCGTGGTCGAGGATAATTTAATTAAAGGGGCGGCCGGACAAGCCGTGCAATCGATGAATATTATGTTTGGTTTGGCCGAAACCAGCGGTTTGATGCAGCCAGCGCAAATTCCATGA
- a CDS encoding FAD-binding oxidoreductase has translation MSAALADLGERLPDLLIISEVAREAPQTLEETRHRLSGAALAVVYPSNSQEISDILRWAKAHDLAIIPQGGASSRSAAALPTDARKHVVMRFDRLNRLRGINVANATMVVEAGMTLAEAQHYAAEAGLYLPLSLGSEAWCTIGGCIAHNAGGVNVLRYGNTRDQVLGLEYVLADGRIVNDCHGLRKNNTGYALEPLIIGSEGTLAVVSAATLKLAPAERSSLSVLIHLSDMDEVILALAKARAHFGQSISSFEFMDSLCLRLAADEHPELARPYDLDKPGFHVLLRIAENHENTGLTGAMNAWLNVLPTQQTCLSGERLSEETLWQWRHALVAAEKSQGLVLKHDIAVPIDQLTCFIRRAAMLVARHLPEARPYPFGHVGDGNIHYNILKPVDADDQALAPYQEAISEDIHQLAVELGGTYSAEHGIGLFKTDLLARYTDPAAYSLMQQIKQVFDPENRLNPGKLWGERNER, from the coding sequence ATGAGTGCAGCGTTAGCCGATTTAGGCGAGCGTTTGCCCGACCTGTTGATTATTAGTGAGGTGGCGCGTGAGGCGCCACAAACGCTTGAGGAAACGCGTCACCGACTATCTGGTGCCGCGCTCGCAGTCGTTTACCCAAGCAACAGCCAAGAAATCTCTGACATATTGCGTTGGGCAAAAGCGCACGATTTAGCGATTATTCCACAAGGTGGCGCGTCGTCGCGCAGCGCGGCAGCGCTGCCCACCGATGCGCGTAAGCATGTCGTGATGCGCTTTGATCGGCTCAATCGTTTGCGCGGGATTAATGTTGCTAATGCAACGATGGTGGTTGAAGCTGGGATGACCCTTGCTGAGGCGCAGCATTACGCAGCAGAGGCGGGGCTTTATTTACCGCTAAGCCTGGGCTCAGAGGCGTGGTGTACGATTGGTGGTTGTATTGCGCATAACGCGGGTGGGGTTAATGTGTTGCGCTATGGCAATACCCGAGATCAAGTACTGGGTTTGGAATATGTACTTGCTGATGGACGAATCGTTAATGACTGTCATGGGCTGCGTAAAAATAATACTGGCTACGCGCTGGAACCATTGATTATCGGTTCAGAAGGTACATTGGCCGTGGTCAGCGCGGCAACCCTCAAATTAGCGCCAGCTGAGCGCAGTAGTTTAAGCGTTCTGATTCATCTCTCCGATATGGATGAGGTAATCTTAGCATTGGCTAAAGCCAGAGCGCATTTTGGACAAAGCATCAGCTCGTTTGAGTTTATGGATAGTCTCTGCTTGCGTTTGGCCGCTGACGAACACCCAGAACTCGCTCGGCCGTATGATCTTGATAAACCAGGTTTTCATGTGCTGCTGCGGATTGCTGAAAATCATGAAAATACCGGTTTAACAGGGGCTATGAATGCATGGTTGAACGTGCTGCCGACCCAGCAAACTTGCTTAAGTGGTGAACGCTTATCGGAAGAAACGCTGTGGCAATGGCGGCATGCGTTAGTTGCCGCTGAAAAAAGTCAGGGGTTGGTGTTAAAACACGATATTGCGGTGCCAATTGATCAGCTAACCTGTTTTATCCGCCGTGCAGCAATGTTGGTGGCTAGGCATCTGCCGGAGGCACGCCCTTATCCATTCGGGCATGTGGGTGATGGCAATATTCATTACAATATTCTGAAACCCGTAGATGCTGATGATCAGGCGCTCGCGCCTTATCAAGAAGCGATTAGTGAAGATATTCATCAGTTGGCTGTTGAGCTTGGTGGTACGTACAGCGCTGAACATGGAATAGGCTTGTTTAAAACCGATTTGCTGGCGCGTTACACCGATCCAGCAGCTTATTCGTTGATGCAACAGATCAAGCAGGTTTTTGATCCAGAGAATCGTTTAAATCCGGGAAAATTATGGGGAGAAAGGAATGAGCGCTGA
- the folD gene encoding bifunctional methylenetetrahydrofolate dehydrogenase/methenyltetrahydrofolate cyclohydrolase FolD: MSAEVIDGKAFAEKIREQVGENTAEFIAQGGVQPGLAVVLVGNDPASEVYVANKNKQAEAVGFYSVAHYLPEDTTQDALMAQVEALNADPRIHGILVQLPLPSHLDSDAVLNAIDPDKDVDGFHPVNIGRLWSGQSAPVPCTPLGCSLLLKERLGDLAGKKAIIIGRSNIVGKPMAALLLAANATVTIAHSKTPDLPGLCREADIVVAAVGRAEMVQGDWIKPGAIVLDVGINRIERDGKKKLVGDVDFASASAIAGAITPVPGGIGPMTIACLLRNTLTCAKTIDNRLNT, encoded by the coding sequence ATGAGCGCTGAAGTGATTGACGGTAAAGCGTTTGCCGAGAAAATTCGTGAACAAGTGGGCGAAAACACGGCAGAATTTATCGCTCAAGGTGGTGTGCAGCCAGGGCTTGCAGTAGTGCTGGTTGGCAATGATCCGGCGAGTGAAGTGTATGTGGCGAATAAAAACAAACAGGCTGAAGCGGTGGGCTTTTATAGCGTTGCCCATTACCTGCCAGAAGATACCACCCAAGATGCGTTGATGGCACAAGTCGAAGCGCTGAATGCTGATCCACGTATTCATGGTATTTTGGTGCAATTGCCGCTGCCCAGCCATTTAGATAGTGATGCGGTCTTAAACGCGATTGACCCTGATAAAGATGTTGATGGTTTTCATCCGGTCAATATCGGTCGCCTATGGAGTGGGCAAAGCGCGCCTGTTCCTTGTACACCACTGGGTTGCTCATTATTGCTTAAAGAGCGCTTAGGTGATTTGGCTGGAAAAAAAGCGATCATTATTGGGCGTTCGAATATTGTTGGTAAACCGATGGCAGCGTTATTGCTTGCCGCAAATGCCACTGTGACCATTGCGCATTCTAAAACGCCTGACTTACCGGGTTTGTGTCGTGAGGCAGATATTGTTGTCGCTGCGGTAGGGCGTGCAGAGATGGTGCAAGGGGACTGGATTAAACCGGGTGCGATTGTGCTGGATGTGGGTATTAACCGTATTGAGCGTGACGGTAAGAAAAAATTGGTTGGCGATGTGGATTTTGCGAGTGCGAGTGCGATTGCAGGCGCGATTACCCCTGTGCCCGGTGGCATCGGCCCAATGACCATTGCTTGTTTGCTGCGTAATACGCTAACTTGCGCAAAAACCATCGATAATCGCCTGAACACTTGA
- a CDS encoding flavodoxin — protein sequence MSEEIGLFYGSTTGMTEDVAFQIEKIAQEEHGVTLTPINIIDLDDPNDMFLYTHIILGMPTWNYGEYQDDWEMVVDQIAGTDLNGKTIAMFGLGDAVGYPEYFLDAMGMLAEQLEAQGATFVGEWPADDYKFSASKAIKKNGKLIGLGVDEDSEPEKTTERLQAWLTYVLPLLGAK from the coding sequence ATGAGTGAAGAAATCGGACTGTTTTACGGAAGTACCACAGGAATGACCGAAGATGTCGCCTTTCAAATTGAGAAAATTGCTCAAGAAGAACATGGCGTGACCTTAACGCCAATCAACATCATTGATTTGGATGATCCAAACGATATGTTTCTGTATACCCACATCATTTTAGGGATGCCGACTTGGAACTACGGCGAGTATCAAGATGATTGGGAAATGGTGGTTGATCAAATCGCCGGCACTGATTTAAACGGTAAGACGATCGCTATGTTTGGCCTTGGTGATGCAGTCGGCTATCCGGAGTATTTCTTAGACGCGATGGGGATGCTTGCTGAACAACTCGAAGCGCAAGGGGCAACCTTTGTTGGCGAGTGGCCAGCTGATGATTATAAATTCAGCGCTTCGAAAGCAATAAAGAAAAATGGCAAATTGATTGGCTTAGGCGTGGATGAAGACAGCGAGCCAGAAAAAACGACTGAGCGTCTACAAGCTTGGCTGACCTACGTTCTGCCACTGCTTGGCGCTAAATAA